The Silene latifolia isolate original U9 population chromosome 4, ASM4854445v1, whole genome shotgun sequence region ttcaTTGTTCGATTCTTTGTAGAATGTTTAATCATTTATCTTCAATTTTATTCACAGTtttatggtatttatagggaatctTTGAAGAGATGCTAGAGCAAGGAGCGGATAGTGATGATGTAACCGATGACCCGAGAAAGACAAGGTTGTGCGATCTTGGTCCTATTTTTTAGGTGAAAATGTTGTAAACTCGAGATCGATGTGGACCTTGTCTTCATCCCGTTGTCTTTAGAGAAGTACTACTTTTGTGTTTGTGTGAACTTTATGAACAAGACGGTTGATGTCTTTGGACCATACGTCATACATCTGATTGGGAAAAATCCGATTTTTACAGACTTGCAAAGATTGCGAGACGTTTTTCTAACTCCCGATCATATACAAATGCTATTTtcaatttaattattgtattctttgtaacaaagttattgtattgttttaaactTGTTATTGTATAGTCGTGCTTtctaattctttcttttttttgtaCATCTTTGTAGGTTAATTGTTTTTCTGACTTTTTGGAGACAAGGAAAACAGCAAAAGTAGGAGTTGTCATTAACACATTTACATTCGTGAatgttgattttgaatggaaaGCGACTATCAGGGGTGATAAGGAATCAGGATTTTACACAATGTTTCACATGCTCACATATGAAGGGAAGCACGAGCAAGGATTGTATGCGGTTAACAAGAAATGTGAGAGGATTCCTATATGGCTTGAGATGATTGCTATTTTGTTGATGTCAGATGTCAACGAGTCAAGAGCATCTCTTTTGGAACAAGTGGGAACTTTCAGGCGGAGTATATCGGAAGTAGAGAAAGAAGTTTTAAAATTCAGAAGATTAGGGAAGAAAAGGGTTAAAACAACAGCCGTTACTGGTCCTTCTCGGCGAAACACATAAAAGAACAATTGATTGATTATAGATGGATTTAGCAAACAATTCTAGATGGATTTGTTCGATAATCTAATGTTTAGATAGTGTTGTTGATTGTTTGAACAAATTTGATGTAGTCATTGATTGATGAACAAGTTAGTGTTTTTGTAATGCCTTTAAGTTGTTATTGTAATATCTCTAGacagttattcaaatgatcaaatgcaattattctatcactTTCATGTAgtgattattgtaaagcgtttgcccaattattttaaagcatacctctgattattttaaagctctcatgtatctgattattgtaaagctcctccccaattattttaaagcatatctttgattattgtaacaaattggcaagtgcaaagcattatcaattacagtaaagcattatcaaattaatatatttatggaaaaaaatcagAACGATTGCGAATAAACTCAAAGATCAATTATTataaagcataattgtgattattgtatagttttcacatgattattcagttattcaaatgatcaaatgcaattattttaaagctttcacgtagctgattattgtaaagcgtttgcccaattattttaaagcatacctctgattattgtaaagctctcatgtatctgattattgtaaagctcttcccaaattattttaaagcatatccttgattattgtaacaaattggcaagtgcAAAGCATTATCAATCactgtaaagcattatcaaattaatatatttatggaaatatataaagcataattgtgattattgtatagttttcacatgattattgtaatagcgcaaggtattattaaatgaacaaaatcagaacaattgcaaaaAAATTCAACATCAATTAATGTAAAGCATAACTTTGATTATTGTAAAAGTCTAACACACTTATTGTAAAGTATACCCCTGATTACTTGTAAAAAAGTCTAACACAATTATTTTGCAATCTTGCGGTTATTTGTAAAGCATAATATGTATTATTTTAAAACGTAATCTTGACTATTTTAAAGCGTAAtgcatttttcatttttcattcttcttcttcatcttcatcctccatttcattttcctcttcatcttcttcctccaaaGCATGCTCAACAAACGGATTTGGACAGTTTCTCTTGTCATGGTGTCCCATTTGTTTGCGCATTATTACATAGCCTCTTCGGTTTGCTCGCCTTCTCAATTGCCTTATCCTTGTTTGATTTCATTCTCATGCCGCTTCCTTTGTTTTTTGCAATCTTGGGTGGAAGAACAGTAATATTTGATTTTCTTGAACAACCTAAGAGCATTTCAGTTCTTGATCCTTTGTCAAGCTCTCTTTGGTTGGATTTATTTTCTCTCGGAATTGTAAAAGCATCAAACTTAGCTCCTTGATTTGATTATCAGGCATCGAGTTAAGAACACTTATTGTTGCATAAAACTCTGACCATACCCTTGATAATTCCAATTTTCTCAAATCAGTGGGATCGTAGTCTTGCAATAACTTTCCATCCAGTCCATACAAaggctttctatatgatttcttcGTCCATCTAGTTTCGATGTCTTTGCTCCGGTATGCTTTGCAGTCCTTTTCCCGATATAATCCATATAATGTGTTTACAAAGGATTCCTTTCCTCTCAAACATCTTGCACGTACATGTTGTTTCCTTTGATTCGTTATTGTGAGCAACCTTTGCATGCACAAGTGTAGTTATTTTAAAAGGCAATCATAGTTATTATATAGTTCAACATGAATTATTTTATGCAGACTAGCAATTAACACCAAGGTAGAAGTCCTTCAgtttttttatgtttaatataatgttacaaagtagttttcacatgattattaatttattcaaatgatcaaatgcaattattttaaaactttttatgtagctgattattgtaaagcgtttgcccaattattgtaaagcatacctctgattattttaaagctctcatgtatctgattattgtaaagctcttccccaattattttaaagcatatccttgattattgtaacaaattggcaagtgtaaagcattatcaattactgtaaagcattatcaaattaatatatttatggaaaaaaatcagaacaattgcaaataaactctacatcaattattgtaaagcataattgtgattattgtatagttttcacatgattattgtAATGGTAAAAGACGGTTATTGTATTCTTTTATCACAGTTATTGTATGTTAAAGTAAAAAGACAGTTATGTTTATAAAATTGAATAACTTGAAATACTCTATGCTTCCTGTAGGCATCTTCAACATTTATAATGTGCATGTTTCCTTGCTCAGAAAATCCAACAACGGCACACGAACAGGGAGCCATTTGCACTTGCTCTTGGAACTCATAGAAAACAgcatgtgtgtagattttagagGCATGTTTTTCAATCATTGTCTTAGAAGAAACCTGTGGCAATGTGCTGTCACTTGCAGCATCAAGTAATCTGTGATTATAGCGTTGTTGTTCCATTGCACTCTGAAAACGCAACCAAAATTCTACAAGTGTGCCGTCTATGCTCTCAAATCTTTTGAAATAACTGTTTTgactctctgatctttgtgtaGTCTTCAAAAGGCAGCCTAAAGGCAAATCCCTAAAGTAAGCAGGTATCCATTTGTGCCTTTTGCCATACATGTATGTCAACCAAGTATTATCATTCAACTCAAAGTCATTAATCACTTGagtccatttttcttcaaactCAATGGGTTCCAAGTCAGTATCCCAAACAACTCCGCATATCCGCTCAACAAAGTCAGTCTCCTTACAAATCTGTGACTCAACTTTATCGGTAAGttttttcattatatgccacatgcgaTGAGCGATGTCTTGCTTGCTTGAATACGTAACGCATCCCGAGTTTAATTGCCGGATCTTGATCGGTAAGAATGCATCGAGGTTCCTTGTTGCCCATACAATCAAGGAACTTCTTAAGCACCCAAATGAATGACCCATCGTTCTCATGATCGACAAGTGCAAGAAGCAAAAGTCACCGATTTTTGTGGTTGTCAACACCGAGTGAATGGGGTGAAGGCCATGCGGTACTTGTTAGTACCGTATGTAGGATCAAAGGTGATGGTGTCCCCAAACAAGGAATAATTCATTCTTGCTTGTGCATCTGCCCAAAAGAGTTTAGCCAAACAATTATCCTCATCAACTTGGTAAGCATAGTAAAAGCCATCTTGCGATTGAGAAAGCGCCTTTAAATAATCGAGAATCATGTCAGCATCATTCTCACctatataacatttaatatttcttttGAAGTTCTTGAAATCTGTGAGAGATGCTTGAAATCTGTGAGAGATGCACCAATGTTTGCATACCCATTTGATTGTTCCGCCAGAATTCTAAAAGTCTTGGTAGCCCCGATGTTGAGTTtacaattgttaacaattgtcTGCTTCATGTAAAGGTTAAGTGTTCTTACGTTTTTCTGGAATTCCCGTTCTTTGAGTGAGCGAGCACTGTGATTATGACCTTCATAAAACGTATCAATAGCATACCCTATTAGCTCCTTAAGGTCATTGAATACAAAGACAAAACCGTATTTTTGCCTTGCAACCaaatcttgttatttttgttttctttggctctgagaccttttcctttttttctcttCGTGTTTTCAAATTCAACAACGAGTTTGAGTTTTTTGCGATCCTCTTTGAATCCATGTCCACACTGGACCATTGATTTTTTGTCTATCAAACCATCACGGAATCTTGTTTGTGTGTACTTCCTTGGTATGAAACCACAAGCCACAaagatataaattgtaaaacTCTATTGCCTCCTCCGACTTTACAAACATTAACCCCGGAAAGCGGGTTTGAAACCATTTTCTACCATCCTATTCCACTCCTCACTTTGCACACTGGAGTATATCTCAATCCCAGATTATGGATAGTATTTTCTCTGTTTCGGACGCAATGATGAGGTGTAGAAAAAGTTGTTGCATTGGTAGTATTAATTTCAATGCCTGGAAACATTAAAACAGAGAAGCTGTTATGGTATTATTAATTTCAATATCTTAGATTctatacaaaacaaaacaatacaacTTCAGCAGTAGATTATTTTAACGTTATATTtcgattattgtattatacaaatacaATTATTCTATCGAGAGGGGAGTGATTTAatgaaattggtagcctagtccactacaatacacacacagttattttaatgtagtattaaagttatttcattattaaagagtagttattgtaaggattttttgtcagatcctataaagtagtatttattaGGAAAAAAACAATCTCATTACATAAAGcaattattttaacgttataatgcggttattgtattatacaaatgcaattattctatcgagagagggagggttttagtgaaattggtagcctagtccaccacaacgCACACACAATTATTTTAATGTAgtattaaagttatttcattattaaagaatAGTTATTGTAAGGAGttttttgtcagatcctataaaatagtatttattatgaaaaacACAAATGCAGGCAATGACAATTATTTCaacgttataatgcagttattgtattatacaaatgcaattattctatcggAGGGGGAAGGgttttagtgaaattggtagcctagtccaccacaatgcacacacaattattttaatgtaatatcaaagttatttcattattaaagagtagttattgtaaggatttttttgtcagttcctataaagtagtatttattaGGAAAAAACAATCACATAAAGAcaattattttaacgttataatgcgattattgtattatacaaatgcaattattctatcggTTCCTATAAAGTAGTATTAATCcgattattttaatgtaataacaAAGTTATTTTAATACGGTAAGGcgattattgtattattgtaatcCAATTATTCAAATACTAGATATTGAATGATATCATGAATGAAAACCTACATGCAATTACAGTTAAACTTTACATGCAATTCTTGTTATGAAAACAATATGAAAACAACTTACATGCAATCGTAATTTGAACAAAAAACTTATCAACGtaataacaacagttttataTCAAGATTATGTCACAAATTTATACGAATTCATCGTTGTTTGATTATCAGCATTATTATCAATCATAGTAAGCGTTTGATAAATCAATTCAAGATCGTTGAAGTGAATTTTATTAGAAAAACACGTAAATTAAGGCGagaatttgttatttgattcaatTTCAAATTATTCGATTATTAAATCGAAATAGGGAAGAAATATCAATACCTTGATCGAatttgaagaattagggttttcggagaattgTGGATCAAATTTAGAAAaattgatgaacaaattgatagttttaattgaaAGAATCAAAATAATGAACGAATTGTTGATCAAATTTGAAGAAGCGATGAATTTCTTGATCAAATTTGTTGATCAAAATTTGAAGAAACGATGAAAAAATTAAgcttgattttttgatgaaacAGAGTGTTTATCAAGAGAGTAGAGAGAGAAAGGGGAGAAAAGAGAGAAAGCGGCAGATTATGACGGCTAAATTTTTGATAATTGGGTTTTGTCAACTCATTTGCTTTATATATGCGGGAAACTCATGAAAAGTGGCAAGAAACTAGGATCTTGGGAttcgcatatatatatatatatatatatatatatatatatatatatatagaaataggatctcgtgcgaactataagttcggtgcgaacttacaAACTAATTAGCaccccttagattagattaattaaAGGCTAGGATTAGAACTAACAACTCATACGTCAGACCTCGTATCCCTCCAAACTCAAATCCCAATAttacttcctccttcatccttagtcaccaccaccaccaccaccaccaccacagtaTCACCGCCGGAGCTTCGACATTAATCTCGCCGGCGCACCATGCGACAACCATCGtttcgctttttttttttcactcttTCTTTCTCCTCTTCATTTCGTCCTACCTCACCGCCAGCCCAGTTAGTCTTCGTGATAATTGACTCAATTTTACTCGAAATATTCCGATATGGTCATTAATGCGGTTCTTTTTTCGAAAATCTATTGAAGagagttttataaaaaaaattggatCTAAGGTGGTTATGTTGCTGATTGTTACAGTGTTGGTGGTTGATTAAGGTAGAGCGAGGAAGACGGTTGAGTAACGAGTCACAGACGTCAGCGAGCTTTATTCAATGGTAGGAGTGACATGATCTGTCAGAACATTCAGTGATCGATGGTTGAGCATTTTAACTGCATTGAATCGGTTATTCAATGGTAGGAGTGACAGCCTAATTTATGGTCCATCTTATACTGCATTGGTGATTGACACAGAAGTTGCTTGCTTAGAAATGAACTACTCTTAACTGATCTGTCAGAACATTCAGTGAAAACCGATTTGATGCAAACTTTATGAAATTGCAGCCTTAATACCAGCATATGGCATCCCATTTTGTATCTGTGTTAAATCAATTTTGAAACTTAGAACCAGTATTTGTAGTAGCCCTTCAATATTTGTAGTAGACCCTGCATGAGATGGATGAATTTCTAGGAACAAGGCATATAGAACCCGGAACATCCACGAATCCACGATTTAGAGAAGTGGGGAACATTGGTTATGTGGTTCGGGTTGGGGGTAAACAACGGCAAACATCAAAGAATCTGATTAATTTGTTCTTCCATCCATAGGGTCGTCTGAAGATTGCAGATTTTGGGTGGTCAGTGCAGTCAAGGAATAATAGAGTGAGGAGAAACACACTGTGGAACTCTAGACTccttttaagttactagatagaTATTTTTAAAGTGTTCGATATactcctttaagttactagatacatttctttaagttgctagatacgcttctttaagttactagatacatttctttaagtTGTTAGATAAGCTCCTTTAatttactagatacatacctttaaagtggtagatacactcctttaagttactagatacatttatttaagttgctagatacttcctccattcaactccactctacctatttgtattttgcacaaatattaagaagggtggggttgggtggaaaatattgtaaataaataaTGGGGTATAATGTAATTAAGTGGGGTATGAGTGGAAAAGGGTGGAGTTTGATGTAGAAGTAGTGGGGTATGAGTGgcaaatattgtaaataagtaatggggtatgaggacaaaatggtcatttgacattcctttttaggaaataggtagagtggagttgaatggatgaaaaaggaaagatggtagagtggagttgaatggaggaagtacattCTTTTAACTTACTAGATACATACTTTTAAggtgctagatacacttctttaagttacaagatacatttcttttttttttttggtctaaaccatccggtaatccaaaccacattgggccgactaatccggatttcggggcgtgtccaaggattacggtatttaaacccctcccaatcgcagttgtgggagATCGATCCGCatacctccctaccaagcgcagccccatgctaccactgcgccaaccaacgattggtacaagatacatttctttaagttgctagatatgCTCTTTTTACTAGATGCATagtgctagatacacttcttcaAGTTACAAGATACATttctttaagttgctagatacactcctttaatttACTAGATACATAGtggtagatacactcctttaagttactatatatatacatttctttaagttgctagatatgCTCCTTTAActtactagatacactcctttaagttgctagatacactcctttaacttactagatacacttcttttaAGGGTATGTATTGTACGCCTATTTTCTCTAACGCCTTGCTTCAACTTGGACATGGTGTTGAACGTTGATTGCTTTGTTACCAACACTGTCAATATCCCTGATGCAAGGCTTAAGACGAGATGCAAATGTTAGCTAGATACGGAGT contains the following coding sequences:
- the LOC141651349 gene encoding protein FAR1-RELATED SEQUENCE 2-like; its protein translation is MKKLTDKVESQICKETDFVERICGVVWDTDLEPIEFEEKWTQVINDFELNDNTWLTYMYGKRHKWIPAYFRDLPLGCLLKTTQRSESQNSYFKRFESIDGTLVEFWLRFQSAMEQQRYNHRLLDAASDSTLPQVSSKTMIEKHASKIYTHAVFYEFQEQVQMAPCSCAVVGFSEQGNMHIINVEDAYRKHRVFQDCKAYRSKDIETRWTKKSYRKPLYGLDGKLLQDYDPTDLRKLELSRVWSEFYATISVLNSMPDNQIKELSLMLLQFREKINPTKESLTKDQELKCS